The following is a genomic window from Streptomyces chrestomyceticus JCM 4735.
CGGCGGCACTGTTCCTCGTATGGATGATCGCCCTGGTCGCGGGCCGCCTCGGTACGCAGGACGCCCGCTCGGCCGCCGCCCACCTCGTGCGCCGCCCCGCCGTCGTCGTGCTGAGCGTCGAACGCCTCAGCCTGACCGGCCCCGGCCTGGTGACCGAGACCCTCCCGGGCATGCACTACCGCTACCGCTACACGGGGCTGCGCCTGATCCTCGAACGCGACCGCCGCTACTACGTCCTCCCCGTCGGCTGGCGCGCCCGTACCGACCCCGCCTTCGTCATCGAGGACGACGACACGATCCTGGTCCAGCTCATGCCGGGCACCCAGCCCCAGGACGGGACGGACCCGCGGTGAGGGGCAAGTGCCCCGCCGAGCCACCGGATTTTGGTCCAGCGTGCAACCATCTTGCATGCGAGCCGGTCTGGCCTCGTATGAACGGATCGATGACGGGGACACGGTCGCAGCGCGTGGCGGGGGCCGCCGCGGCCGCGGTGCTGGTGACGCTGGCCGTGACGGTGAGGGCCGGCGGCAACGCGCCGGTGGCCGCCGTCGCCGGAGAGCCCGCCGGGGAGCCGGAGCTGAGGCTCGTCGGTATGGCGGGCACGTACTCCATCCGCCGGGACGACGGCCCGGCGGCGTACCGGATCACCTTGCAGGCCAGGGAGCCGCGCGTCGTCAAGGACGTCACCGTACGGATCGACCTGTCCGCCCTCGCGGGCCGGGCGGACGTCGCCTGGGTCGACGAGGGGCACCGGTGCGCTCTGGCGGGCCGGATCATGACCTGTGTGCTGGGGGACGTGGAACAGGGCATGACCTTCACCCCGTTCACCCTCACCCCGCGGCAGGGGGCCGCCCCGGGGCCGGTCGGGGCCATGACGACCACCGTGACCAGCGCCGACGCGCCCACCGTCCGCCACACCACCCAGGTGGTCGTGGGCGCGCCCGGGACGCCGCCGGACGAGCGGGAGTGAAGCCCGGCCGAAGGCGTTCCGCGGCGCGGCCGTTGCCCGTAGCGTTCGGTGCGTCACGAGAGAACCCGCACCGGACGGTGCGTCCGGCAGACGATCGCAGGAGGACATGTGACCAGCGCAGTCGAGCACAGCTCCGTCGAGGTGAACGGCGTCCGGCTGCACATCGCCGAACAGGGGGAAGGGCCGCTGGTCCTGCTCCTGCACGGCTTCCCGGAGTGCTGGTACTCCTGGCGCCACCAGTTCGCGCCGCTGGCGGCGGCCGGGTACCGGGTCGTGGCGCCGGACCAGCGCGGCTATGCGCGCAGCGACCAGCCGGCCGACATCGCCTCGTACACCATGCTGCACCTGACCGGTGACGTGATCGGCCTGATCCACGCGCTGGGGGAGGAGCAGGCGGTCGTCGTCGGGCACGACTGGGGCGCCCCGGTGGCCTGGACTACGGCGCAGTTGCGTCCGGACGTGGTGCGCGGGGTCGTCGGGCTGAGCGTGCCGCCCGCGCCGCGCTCTCCCGAACCGCCCCTGGTGCGCCTGCGGGAGCTGCTCGGGGACGGCTTCTACCAGGTCTACTTCCAGGAGCCGGGCGTCGCCGACGCCGAGCTGGCCCAGAACCCCACCGCCACCTTCCGCGCCATCCTGTCCAACGGCTCCGGCGACAGCCCGTTCACCGACCCGCCGCGCCCGTGGGTCGTCCCGGAGGGCGCCAAGCTGCTGGACACGATGGAGGAGCCGGCGGAACTGCCCGGCTGGCTGACCGAGGAGGACATCGAGACCTTCGTCGGCGAGTTCGCCCGGCACGGGGACCGCGCCTTCACCGGCGGTCTGAACTGGTACCGCAACATCGACCGTAGCTGGGAACTGCTCGCGCCGTTCCAGGGCCGCGGCATCGACGTACCGGCGCTGTACATGGCGGGCGACCGCGACCTGGTCCGGGCCTTCCCGGGCATCGATCAGCTACTGCCCGCCCTGGAACGGGCGATGCCGAACCTGCGGCAGGCCCCGGCCCTGCCCGGCTGCGGCCACTGGACACAGCAGGAGCGGCCGGACGAGGTCACCGCCGCGCTGCTGGAGTTCCTGGCGGAGCTGCCCGCGGCGAAGTGAAAACGGAGCGGGCCGGCGCACCCTCTTCCCGGGTGCGCCGGCCCGTTGTACGGGAATACGGCTGTGGGGGGTGAGCCCGCTGTACCGCTACACCGTGGCGTCGGCCTCCTCCGCCGTGTCCCGTGCGCGCTCGTTGAGCTTGCTGTGCCGCCGGCCGTAGCCGAAGTACAGCGCGAGGCCGACCGCGAGCCACACCAGGAAGCCGACCCAGGTGATCAACTGGAGGTTGAGCATCAGGTACAGGCAGCACAGCAGCGAGACCAGCGGGATGAACGGCACCCACGGCGTACGGAAGGCGCGGGGCAGGTCGGGGGCCGTGCGCCGCATGATCAGCACACTGGCGGACACCGCCGCGAAGGCGAACAGCGTGCCGATGTTGACCATTTCGGCGAGCAGGTCGAACTTCAGGAACGCCGCCAGCGCGGCCATGATCACGGCGAGCACGACCAGATTGGCCTTCGGGGTGCCGTGCCGCGGGTCCACCTTGCACAGCGCCTTCGGCAGCAGCCCGTCCCGGGCCATCGCGAAGACGACGCGGCTCTGCGACCGGAAGCAGATCAGGCTCACCGCCGCGAGGCCGACCACCGCGCCGAGGCTGATGACCGTGGCGAAGAAGGGATGGCCCTTCGCGGTGAAGGCGTCGGCCAGCGGAGCCTTGACCGACAACTGCGAATAGTGCTGCATTCCGGTGACCACCAGGCACACCGCCACGTACAGCACGGTGACGACGACCAGCGAGGCGATGATGCCGATGGGCAGATCGCGCTGCGGCCGGCGGGTCTCCTCGGCGGAGGTCGCCACCATGTCGAAACCGATGTAGGCGAAGAAGACCATGGCGGCGGCGCTGAGAATTCCCGCGACACCGAAAGCCGTCGGGGTGATGCCCGTCAGTAGCTGCAACAGCGGCGCCTGGAGTCCGGACACCTTGGCGGTGTGCTGCGCCTCGGGCACGAAGGGGCTGTAATTCGCGGTGTCGATGAAGAACAGCCCGGCGACGATGACCAGCAGCACAATCGCCAGCTTGATGCCGACCAGCACATTGGTGACGCCCTTGGACAGCTTTCCGCCGACGACGAGCACCACGCCCAGCACGAGCACGAGAAGCGCCGCGGGAAGATTCACCACAGCGTCGTCGCCCCCGCTCAGCGCGGCGGGCAGATGCAGCCCGAGGCTGTTCAGCATCGATTGCAGATAACCGGACCAGCCGACCGCCACCACCGCGGTGGCCAGGGTCAGTTCGAGGCTCAGAGCCCAGCCGATGATCCAGGCGGGCAGTTCGCCGAGCGAGGTGTACGAATACGAGTACGCGGAGCCCGCCACCGGGACCGAGGACGCGAATTCGGCGTAGCACAGCGCGGCGCAGGCGCAGACCGCGGCGGCGACGACGAAGGAGAGCGCCACCGCCGGACCGGCCATGTTCCGGGCCACCGTACCGGTCAGCACGAAGATTCCGGTGCCGAGAATGACACCGACCCCGAGGATGGTCAGATCGAGCGCGGAAAGATCCCGGCGAAGTTGTTGTTCGCCCTCTCCACGAGCCTCCTTGACGGCTCGCTCCAAAGGCTTTTTGCGCAGCAGACTCACGGTGGGTGTTCCGAACTCTCTCAGGGGTACGGGAAACGGACGGACGCGTTCCCGGTCGGAGTCTCCGTCAGGCGTCCGCGTCCTCGCAACGTAACGCTCCGGCATCTCAAATACTGGGACCGGAGCCGGGACGTGGCGGACCGCCCGCGCGAAAGAGCCGGACCCGCGCGAACCGGTGCGGCTGTGCCGCCGCGCCGGAATTCCCGTTCGTCCGCCGCGCCCGTCGGCTACAGTGGAGGACATGGCTTCCTGGTACTACTACATCTGAGACCGGGCGTGACCGCGGTCGGCTGATTCCTCGCCGCCCCGCCGTACGACCGGCAGCGCCGCCGTCCGCGCAGGAGCATCTGCCTGCGGACCGCCGCGCCGATTCCGCGGTCACCTCTTTCTGCAGCCGCAGCCAGCCGTATTCCGCATTCTGCTGCGCGCTGCCCTCCCGGCCTCCATCGGAATCCGGCCCCCGTGCGCAGGGCGCACGGCGCGGCCACGACGTACCCAGGGAATTCCCGTGCGCCATCGCGCCCAATTGACCATGAAAGACGTCTCCCGCGGCTACGGCGACCGCACCGTGCTGGAGCAGGTGTCGCTGACCGTGCGCCCCGGCGAGAAGGCCGGCGTCATCGGAGAGAACGGCTCCGGCAAGTCCACGCTGCTCCGGCTGCTGGCCGGGGCCGAGGCGCCGGACACGGGCGAGATCACCGTGTCCTTCCCCGGCGGCACCGGCCACCTCGGCCAGACATGCGCACTCGACCCGTGCGGCACCGTCCAGGACGCCGTCGACGCGGCCCTCGCCGAACTCCGTGACCTGGAAGCCCGGATACGCGCAGCGGAAGCCGCGCTGGCCACCGCGACACCGCACGAACTCGACGCGTACGGCGAGCTGTTGACCACGTACGAGGAGCGCGGCGGCTACCAGGCGGACGCCCGCGTGGACGCCGCCCTGCACGGCCTCGGCCTGGGCCACCTCACCCGCGACCGGGTGCTCGGCTCGCTCTCCGGCGGCGAGCGGTCGCGCCTGTCGCTCGCCTGCGTACTGGCCGCCGCGCCCGAACTCCTCCTGCTCGACGAGCCCACCAACCACCTCGACCGGCAGGCCACCGCCTGGCTGGAGGCGCACCTCGCGGCGCACCGCGGCACGCTGCTCGTCGTCACTCACGACCGTGACCTGCTCGAAGCGGTCACCTCGGCCGTCCTTGAGGTCGACCGCGACCTGCGGACCGTCACGCGGTACGGCGACGGCTGGCAGGGCTACCGGACGGCGAAGGCCGCGGCCCGCCGCCGCTGGGCGCAGGACCGCGAGGAGTGGCTGGCGGAGGTCGCCCGGACCGCCGACCTGGCGGAGTCGGCCGGCCGACGGCTGGCCGGGACCGGCAAGGACCCGCACCAGGGCTTCGGCAAGCACCGCCGCTCGCACGAGGCGAAACTGTCCGGCCAGGTCAGGGCGGCCCGGCAGCGGCTGGACCGGCTCCGGCGGCATCCCGTGCCGGAGCCTCCCGTACCGCTCCGGTTCACGGCCGAACTGGCCACGGCTGCCCCGACAGCGGCTGAGGCGGTGGACGGGCTCGGTACGCCTGCCACCACACGCGGCCCCCTCGCCCGACTGACCGGCATCACGGTCGGCGACCGGCTGCGCATCGCCGAGCTGACCGTGCAGCCGGGCGACCGCCTGCTCGTGACCGGCCCCAACGGCGCGGGCAAGACGACGCTGCTGCGCGTCCTGGCCGGTGACCTGCGCCCCGACACGGGCACCGTGCGCCGGCCGGCCCGTACCGGTTACCTGGCGCAGGAACTGTCCACGGCCGTACCTCCCAGGCAGTCCCTGCTGGCTGCCTTCGCAGCCGGTCTCCCCGGCCCGCCCGAGGAGCACGCGTCCGGACTGCTGGCCCTCGGTCTCTTCCGGGAGGAGGACCTGACGGTCCCGGTGGCGGCCCTGTCCGTCGGCCAGCGGCGCCGGCTGGAGCTGGCACGCCTGGTGACGCGCCCCGCCGACCTGCTCGTCCTGGACGAGCCGACCAACCATGTCTCCCTCGCCCTGGTCGAGGAGCTGGAGGAGGCGCTGTCCGCCTACCGCGGCGCGGTGGTCGTGGTCTCCCACGACCGGCGCTTCCGCAGCGGGTTCCGCGGGCGTGAGCTGGAGCTCGACGGAGGCCGGGCGGTGTGCGAGCGGGAGCGTCTCGCGGGGAGCCGCTGAGCGGACGGGCGGCGGGCGCGCTCCGGGTGCGCCCGCCGTGCCGAGGGCCGAGAGTGGAGGAGGAGCCCGCGAGGAAAGGGTGGAGCGACAACCTGTCCGGTGGCGGAGGGGCATGACGGCGCGGTGAACGGGCACGCGTGCGGACACGCCGGACGGCGGCGTACGGCCGAGGGGACGATGCCCGGCACACGGGAACGTGTGCGGCGCACGAGAGACCCACCGGTCGCACACGCCACACAGAAACCGTCCGCACACGTTGTAACCGTCAAAATCCGGGCACCCGGAACACCGTCAAGACATCACCGTCAAGGCTGTCACGCCTGTCAGTCGGTGACCCGCGCACCTGAGGAGGAAGCGCCATGCACCTCTCGCTCCTTCAACCGATCATCGACCGGCCGGGCCCCTGGGCCTCCGTGTACGCCGAGGTGCCGCACAGCACCGAGGACGCGGCCAAGCAGCGCGAGCTGTCGGCGGACGCGGCGGCCCGGCAGCTCGCGGAGCAAGGGGCGGACCGGGCCACGTGCGACGCCGTGCGCGAGGCCCTGGCCGGATTCCGCGCCGACGGCGACACCGCGGCCCCCGCCGGGCGGGCGGTCTTCGCCACGGACGGCGAGGTCGTCCTGGACACGCCGCTCGCCGGGCGCCCCGCCCAGCCGTTCGCGGACTGGTCACCGCTGCCCAGGATCACCCCGTGGGCCGAGGCCGCGGCGGACAACGCGGGCTGCCTCGTCGTGTACGTGGACCGCATGGGCGCCAACTTCGAGCTGCACGACGACCGGGGCGGCACGGAAGCCGGCCAGGTCGACGGCGTTGACTGGCCGATCCACCGCACCGCCACGGCGGACTGGTCCGAACGGCACTTCCAGACCGCGGTCGAGAACACCTGGGAACAGAACGCCGGCGAGATCGCCGAGGCCGCGCAGCGCGTCTTCGCCAGCAGCGGCGCCAAGGTCATGCTGCTGGCGGGCGACCCCCGCGAACGCCGCTCGGTCCACGAGAAGCTCCCCGAGCAACTGCGCTCGGTGACCTACGAGAGCGACCACGGCGGCCGGGCCGCGGGTTCCGACAGCACCGCGCTGGCACGCGACATCGCCCACGTACGGGCCGCCCATGAACGCGACCACGTGGCCGACGTCCTCGACCGCTTCCGGGCGGGCGCCGGAGTGGGCGGCACGGACCCCGCGTACGCCGCGACCGGCGTACCGGCCCTCGTCGAGGCGGCCCGCGAACACCGCATCGACACCCTGATCATCACCCCCGGCGGCGCCGACGCCGGCCGCGAGGTCTGGGTGGGCCCCGGCGCCGACCAACTGGCGATCCGCAACTCCGAACTGCAGTACCTGGGCGAGACCAACCCGTCCGCGGCCCGCGCGGACGACGCCCTGCTCCGCTCGGCCGCCGCGAACGGTGCCGAGGCCGTGGTCGTCCGCGACCCCGCCGAAGCCCCGACGGGCGGCCTCGGCGCCATCCTCCGCTGGAGCACGCCGACCCAGCACGAGTAGGGGCGCGTCGGCACCGGACCGGTGCTCGGGCAGTCTGCGCACTGTCCGGGCACCGGTCTTTTCGTGCGCGGAAGCGGTACGGAACCGTTCGGCGCGGGAGGAAACGGGGGTACTGCCGGATCGGCCCCGGCAGCGGTTCGCATGGGCCGGTAGCCGGTAGCCGGTAGCCGGTAGCCGGTGGTTGGGTACACCAGGCCCTGCGCCTGGGCCTGTTCTTCGAGGAGCCCGCCTGCCCACGGCTATGGACATCGTGGCCCAGGTGGTGGTCAACCCCCAACACCGTCCTCAAGGCGTACCGGGAGCTCGAACACCAGGGCCTCGCCGCGCCCGAGCCGGGCGTCGGCACCTTCGCGTCGTGCACCCTCGGCGACTCCGAGCCCGCCGAATACGAGCCGATGCGGCGGGAGTTGCTGTGCTCGCTCGGCAGGGTGCGGGTTGGCGGGCCGGACGAGAACGGTACGAGCGCCACCAGGCGCCGACTGCACCCTGAGCGTCCCGGGCGGGCGGGTGGTCGGGCTGGTCGGCCCCAACGGCGCCGGGAAATCAACCCTGTTGCAACTGGCTGCGGGCTGATCTCGCCGACCTCCGGCACCGTCACGGTCCTCGGCGAGCCGCCCGCGTCCGGCCCGGAACAACTGGCGAAGGTCGGCTTCGTCGCCCAGGACGCACCCACCTACGCCACCCTGACCGTCGCCGACCACCTGCGTCTGGGCGCCCGCCTCAACCCGGGCTGGGACGCCCGGCTCGCGGACGACCGCATCCGCCGGCTCGGCATCGACCTTGCCCAGCGCGCCGGTGCGCTCTCCGGCGGGCAGCGCGCCCAGCTCGCCCTGACCCTCGGGGTCGCCAAGCGGCCCGAACTGAGCCGGTGGCCGCCCTCGACCCGCTGGCGCGACGCGAGTTCCTGCGCGGCCTGATGGAGTTCGTCGCGGAGCACGAGGCCACCGTCGTCCTCTCCTCGCACCTCGTCTCCGACCTGGAACGGGTCTGCGACCACCTGATCACCCTCGTCGCCTCCCGCGTCCGGCTCGCGGGCGACGTCGAGGAACTGCTCGCCACCCACTTCCGCCTCACCACGGCACGCCGCGACGCCGACAGCCTGCCGGACGGCCTGGAGGTCGTCCGGGCCGTCCACACCGGCCGGCAGAGCACCTTCGTCGTCCGTGCCGAGTCCGCCGTCCACGACCCGGCCTGGGTCATGGAACCGCTCGACCTGGAGGATCTCGTGCTCACCTACCTGGACCCGGCCGGAGCCGCCCCCGGCGCCCGCCCCGTACCGGAGACGCTGAGATGATCTGGCTGACCTGGCGCCAGTTACGCGTCCACGTCCTTGTCGCCCTCGCCGCCCTGGCCGCGACCGCCCTTCTCCTCCTGGTCACCGGCCTGCAACTGCGGCACTCCTACGACACCGACCTCGCCGGCTGCGCGACCGGCTGCGGCGCGGCCGAGGCGGCCTTCCTCTCCCGGTACGCCGGCCTGTCCTATCTCGCCACGGGCCTCGTGATCGCCGTGCCCGGCCTCCTCGGGGTCTTCTGGGGCGCGCCGCTGATCGCCCGCGAAGTGGAGGCGGGCACCCACCGGCTGGTCTGGAACCAGAGCGTGACCCGCACCCGCTGGCTCGCGGTCAAGCTCGCCACCGTCGGCCTGGCCGCCGTCGCCGTCACCGGCCTGCTCAGCCTCCTGGTGACGTGGTGGGCGGGTCCGCTCGACCAGGTCGCCATGGACCGGTTCTCGCCCCTGCTGTTCAGCGCCCGCGGCATCGTGCCCCTCGGCTACGCGGCGTTCGCCTTCACCGTCGGCGCCTGTGCCGGGCTGCTGATCCGGCGGACCGTACCCGCCATGGCCGTCACGCTCGCGGTCTTCGCCGCCGTCCAGGTCCTGCTGCCGGTCGCGGTCCGCCCGTACCTCCAGAAACCGGTGCACACCGATGTCGCGCTGGACCTCTCGGAGAGCACATCGGGCCGCTACACGCTCCTCAGGTCGGGCTCCGGCGCCGAGGCCCGCGTGGACGTGGAGGTGTCCAGGCCCGGTGACTGGGTCGTGTCCGGGGCGAGCCCGGTCCTCGACCGGTCGGGGCGGGACACCGGCCGCAGCCTGGCCTGCGCGGAGGCCGCCGGCTGCACCGTCCCGACAGACCTGCACACGCGGATCGCCTACCAGCCCGCCGAACGCTACTGGGCCTTCCAGTGGTCCGAGACCGCGATCTGCCTCGCCCTCGCCGGGCTGACGGGCGGATTCTGCGCCTGGTGGCTGCGCCGCCGCAGGAGCTGAAAGCCTGCGGGCGGGCGCCGGGCCGGGGTCATGACGCAAACTCCGAGCCGACCAGGCCCGCGCGGCGGGCTCCTTCCGCCGGGGCCGGCCATCGGGTCCAGGGCCGCCCCGGCAGACAGGGCCGAGCTGGTCAGGCGGAGCCGTAGGAACCGGCTGAAGGTGCCGTGACCTGCTTGCTTCCGGCCTTGGTGAAGACCGTCACCGTCAACTCGACCTTCCTTTCGCTCTTCCTCCTGTGGCCCACGCTCGCAGGCTAGGAGCGGGCGCGCCGGCCGGACAGGGCGCACGTTCCGCGCCCGGTCGCGGAATCCGGGCGCACACCGGGCCGGACGGCGCGTCCGTCCCACAAGGCGCGCGGGCCTCACCGCACTCTGGGCCTGGCGGAGACCTCCGCGTTACGGTCCAGACCACGGACCGCTGATCCGCACACCCACCAGGCGCGTCCCGGCCGCACCGGCCGCCGGGGACGCGCACCGACGAGGAGGCCGACCTTGGCCCGTACCGCCCCCGCCCCCGATGCCGCGATCCGCGCCCGGCTCGACACCGTGCGGGACCTGCTGCTGTCGCTCGCCCGCGACCTCCACGCGCACCCCGAGACGGCGTTCGCCGAACACCACGCGGCCGACGCCCTCACCCGCCTGCTGGCGGACGCGGGCTTCGCCGTCGAACGCGGTACGGCCGGGCTGCCCACCGCCTTCACCGCCACCGCGGGACCGGCCGACGCCGACCTGACCGTGGGGCTGTGCCTGGAGTACGACGCGCTGCCGGACCTCGGCCACGCCTGCGGGCACAACCTGATCGCCGCCGCCGGAGCGGGCGCCGCCATCGCGCTCGCGGCGGCCGCCGGCGACCTCGGGCTGCGGGTGAAGGCGCTGGGCACGCCCGCGGAGGAGGGCGGCGGCGGCAAGACCCTCATGCTGGACGCGGGGGCCTTCGACGACGTGTCGTGCGCGCTGATGGTCCATCCGGGGCCGGCGGACGACTTCGGCGGCTCCTCCCGGGCCTCACGCGGAGTGGTGGCGGAGTACGAGGGCCGCGCCGCGCACGCGGCCATCGCCCCGCACGACGGCCTGAACGCCGCCGACGCGTGCGTGGTCGCGCAGACCGCGCTGGCCCTGCTGCGCCAGCAACTGCCCGACGGCGTACGGATGCACGGCATCGTCACGCACGGCGGCGACCGCACCAACATCATCCCGGCGCGGGCCCGGATGAAGTGGCAGCTCCGCGCCGACACCCTGGACGAACTGGAGACCCTGTGGCCCCGCATACGGGCCTGCTTCGAGGCGGGCGCGGTGGCCACCGGCTGCGAGCTGACGCTGACCGAACCGTCCCCCGCCTACGCCGACCTGCGGCAGGACGGGTGGCTCGGCGACGCCTACGCACGGCACGTGCGGGCCCTCGGCCGCGACCCCGAGCCCGCGGTCTTCATCGGGGCCTCCACCGACATGGGCAACATCAGCCAGGCCCTGCCCGTCGTCCATCCCACCATCGGCCTGTCCTGCCAGGCCCGGCCGCACACGGCCGAGTTCGCCGAGGCGACCATCGGGGAGCACGCCGACCGCGCGGTGCTGGACGGCGCCCTGGCCATGGCCCTGACAGCCGCTGACCTGGCCGCCGACCCCGAGCAGCGGGCCCGGGTCACGGCGGCGCACCGTGCCCGGGCCCGTCGCGCCGAAGCGGGTCAGCGGCGCTCGTCGGCCGGTTCGCCTCTCGGGTGACCCGCCGCGTTCTGCTGCTCCTCCAGGTTGGTGGAGAAGGTGTCCCCCTCCTTGCCGACCCGCTCGTCCTCGTCCTCGTCGTCCGTGACGTCCAGCTCCGCGTCCTCGAACTCCTTGAGCACCTCGTCGGCGGCGGAGTCGGTGTGCTTGCGGTCGTTTCCCGTCGAATCCATGGAGCGGTCCTTCCTGGGCCCGTCGGCCGTGCGGTACGGCGGACCGGTGTCCGGCCCGCGCTGCGGCCCGGGCCTCGCGGTGCGGTGCGGTCGTGGGGCGTCCGGTACGTACCGGACGCCCCACGCACCAGCGGGTTCCCTGCCGTGCCGTGATCATGCGCCGGGAGCCGGC
Proteins encoded in this region:
- a CDS encoding Vms1/Ankzf1 family peptidyl-tRNA hydrolase, giving the protein MHLSLLQPIIDRPGPWASVYAEVPHSTEDAAKQRELSADAAARQLAEQGADRATCDAVREALAGFRADGDTAAPAGRAVFATDGEVVLDTPLAGRPAQPFADWSPLPRITPWAEAAADNAGCLVVYVDRMGANFELHDDRGGTEAGQVDGVDWPIHRTATADWSERHFQTAVENTWEQNAGEIAEAAQRVFASSGAKVMLLAGDPRERRSVHEKLPEQLRSVTYESDHGGRAAGSDSTALARDIAHVRAAHERDHVADVLDRFRAGAGVGGTDPAYAATGVPALVEAAREHRIDTLIITPGGADAGREVWVGPGADQLAIRNSELQYLGETNPSAARADDALLRSAAANGAEAVVVRDPAEAPTGGLGAILRWSTPTQHE
- the abc-f gene encoding ribosomal protection-like ABC-F family protein, encoding MKDVSRGYGDRTVLEQVSLTVRPGEKAGVIGENGSGKSTLLRLLAGAEAPDTGEITVSFPGGTGHLGQTCALDPCGTVQDAVDAALAELRDLEARIRAAEAALATATPHELDAYGELLTTYEERGGYQADARVDAALHGLGLGHLTRDRVLGSLSGGERSRLSLACVLAAAPELLLLDEPTNHLDRQATAWLEAHLAAHRGTLLVVTHDRDLLEAVTSAVLEVDRDLRTVTRYGDGWQGYRTAKAAARRRWAQDREEWLAEVARTADLAESAGRRLAGTGKDPHQGFGKHRRSHEAKLSGQVRAARQRLDRLRRHPVPEPPVPLRFTAELATAAPTAAEAVDGLGTPATTRGPLARLTGITVGDRLRIAELTVQPGDRLLVTGPNGAGKTTLLRVLAGDLRPDTGTVRRPARTGYLAQELSTAVPPRQSLLAAFAAGLPGPPEEHASGLLALGLFREEDLTVPVAALSVGQRRRLELARLVTRPADLLVLDEPTNHVSLALVEELEEALSAYRGAVVVVSHDRRFRSGFRGRELELDGGRAVCERERLAGSR
- a CDS encoding alpha/beta fold hydrolase, with the protein product MTSAVEHSSVEVNGVRLHIAEQGEGPLVLLLHGFPECWYSWRHQFAPLAAAGYRVVAPDQRGYARSDQPADIASYTMLHLTGDVIGLIHALGEEQAVVVGHDWGAPVAWTTAQLRPDVVRGVVGLSVPPAPRSPEPPLVRLRELLGDGFYQVYFQEPGVADAELAQNPTATFRAILSNGSGDSPFTDPPRPWVVPEGAKLLDTMEEPAELPGWLTEEDIETFVGEFARHGDRAFTGGLNWYRNIDRSWELLAPFQGRGIDVPALYMAGDRDLVRAFPGIDQLLPALERAMPNLRQAPALPGCGHWTQQERPDEVTAALLEFLAELPAAK
- a CDS encoding ABC transporter permease, with the translated sequence MIWLTWRQLRVHVLVALAALAATALLLLVTGLQLRHSYDTDLAGCATGCGAAEAAFLSRYAGLSYLATGLVIAVPGLLGVFWGAPLIAREVEAGTHRLVWNQSVTRTRWLAVKLATVGLAAVAVTGLLSLLVTWWAGPLDQVAMDRFSPLLFSARGIVPLGYAAFAFTVGACAGLLIRRTVPAMAVTLAVFAAVQVLLPVAVRPYLQKPVHTDVALDLSESTSGRYTLLRSGSGAEARVDVEVSRPGDWVVSGASPVLDRSGRDTGRSLACAEAAGCTVPTDLHTRIAYQPAERYWAFQWSETAICLALAGLTGGFCAWWLRRRRS
- a CDS encoding amidohydrolase, which encodes MARTAPAPDAAIRARLDTVRDLLLSLARDLHAHPETAFAEHHAADALTRLLADAGFAVERGTAGLPTAFTATAGPADADLTVGLCLEYDALPDLGHACGHNLIAAAGAGAAIALAAAAGDLGLRVKALGTPAEEGGGGKTLMLDAGAFDDVSCALMVHPGPADDFGGSSRASRGVVAEYEGRAAHAAIAPHDGLNAADACVVAQTALALLRQQLPDGVRMHGIVTHGGDRTNIIPARARMKWQLRADTLDELETLWPRIRACFEAGAVATGCELTLTEPSPAYADLRQDGWLGDAYARHVRALGRDPEPAVFIGASTDMGNISQALPVVHPTIGLSCQARPHTAEFAEATIGEHADRAVLDGALAMALTAADLAADPEQRARVTAAHRARARRAEAGQRRSSAGSPLG
- a CDS encoding amino acid permease, whose amino-acid sequence is MERAVKEARGEGEQQLRRDLSALDLTILGVGVILGTGIFVLTGTVARNMAGPAVALSFVVAAAVCACAALCYAEFASSVPVAGSAYSYSYTSLGELPAWIIGWALSLELTLATAVVAVGWSGYLQSMLNSLGLHLPAALSGGDDAVVNLPAALLVLVLGVVLVVGGKLSKGVTNVLVGIKLAIVLLVIVAGLFFIDTANYSPFVPEAQHTAKVSGLQAPLLQLLTGITPTAFGVAGILSAAAMVFFAYIGFDMVATSAEETRRPQRDLPIGIIASLVVVTVLYVAVCLVVTGMQHYSQLSVKAPLADAFTAKGHPFFATVISLGAVVGLAAVSLICFRSQSRVVFAMARDGLLPKALCKVDPRHGTPKANLVVLAVIMAALAAFLKFDLLAEMVNIGTLFAFAAVSASVLIMRRTAPDLPRAFRTPWVPFIPLVSLLCCLYLMLNLQLITWVGFLVWLAVGLALYFGYGRRHSKLNERARDTAEEADATV